A DNA window from Gasterosteus aculeatus chromosome 16, fGasAcu3.hap1.1, whole genome shotgun sequence contains the following coding sequences:
- the LOC120833759 gene encoding POU domain, class 2, transcription factor 1 isoform X25: MADGGAASQDESSGPGIQINGFDFQRQTVPTTSAITNAHAQAILQQLTLTPAQQMLIQQAQAQFLAAAVQHSANQQNSTTGANISATAATPISQLPLSQPIQIASQLQPQNLSLPQFVLLQPGHPIATLQQPTQFIISQPTQAQQSILQAQSLLNLPQSQANLLPTQQSLTLATQPATPTRTTASTPIQSLSHTQTTPKRLDTPTMEEPSDLEELEQFAKLFKQRRIKLGFTQGDVGLAMGKLYGNDFSQTTISRFEALNLSFKNMCKLKPLLEKWLNDAETLTSDQSLSSPSALGSPGMGIEGINRRRKKRTSIETNIRVALEKSFLEQNQKPTSEEITMIADQLNMEKEVIRVWFCNRRQKEKRINPPSSGGGGCTPIKTLFTPSSPLVASTASLVSSPTINTPTTLTVNSVMPLTSTSVSSLSFTGTNTASVISAAPIFTTASSPSLSPSPTTIQSGNSESKVQTILNQVPTSIATTLGTGQVMVSASGLSAALQGAQLPGSFAAMAAAAGLNSGLMASSQFSPGGALLSLTGGLGGGLSPALMSNSTLATIQALASSGITSLDGNLLFANTSTGTPIFLSPQNLSLLTSSPLSLVSAGPGGLQVTSDAHHQASAAAVPVQASTITTASKAQ; the protein is encoded by the exons atggcGGACGGAGGAGCAGCGAGTCAAGATGAGAGTTCAGGACCAG GAATCCAAATCAATGGGTTTGACTTTCAGAGGCAGACGGTGCCGACCACAAGTGCAATCACTAATGCACACGCACAAGCCATCCTCCAACAG TTGACCCTGACCCCAGCGCAGCAGATGTTGATCCAGCAGGCCCAAGCTCAGTTCCTGGCTGCAGCCGTGCAGCATTCGGCCAACCAGCAGAACAGCACCACCGGGGCCAACATCTCGGCCACCGCAGCCACACCCATCAGCCAGCTGCCCCTGTCGCAGCCCATTCAGATCGCCTCT CAGCTACAGCCGCAGAATCTCAGTCTGCCTCAGTTCGTCCTGCTGCAGCCCGGCCACCCCATCGCCACACTACAGCAGCCTACTCAATTCATCATCTCACAGCCAACACAGGCCCAACAGA GCATATTGCAAGCCCAGAGTCTTCTAAATCTACCTCAAAGCCAAGCTAACCTCCTGCCGACTCAACAAAGCCTCACCCTTGCAACTCAG CCTGCCACTCCAACCCGCACAACAGCATCCACACCCATCCAGTCCCTGTCCCACACTCAGACGACACCCAAGCGGTTGGACACGCCCACTATGGAGGAGCCCAGCGACCTGGAGGAACTGGAACAGTTTGCCAAGCTCTTCAAACAGAGGCGCATCAAACTGGGCttcacacag GGCGATGTTGGCCTGGCCATGGGGAAGCTGTACGGAAACGACTTTAGCCAAACCACCATCTCTCGCTTCGAGGCCTTGAACCTGAGCTTTAAGAACATGTGCAAACTGAAGCCATTGCTGGAGAAGTGGCTCAACGATGCAG AGACCCTGACATCGGACCAGTCCCTGTCCAGCCCCAGTGCCCTGGGCTCCCCGGGCATGGGCATCGAGGGGATCAACCGCCGACGAAAGAAGAGGACCAGTATTGAGACCAACATCCGAGTGGCCTTAGAAAAGAGCTTTCTGGAG CAGAACCAAAAACCTACCTCTGAAGAGATCACCATGATCGCCGACCAGCTCAACATGGAGAAGGAGGTGATTCGGGTCTGGTTCTGCAATCGCCGTCAGAAAGAGAAGAGGATCAACCCTCCcagcagcggaggaggaggctgcaccCCCATCAAAACCCTCTTCACCCCCAGTAGCCCTTTA GTGGCCAGCACAGCAAGCCTTGTGAGCAGTCCAACTATCAACACACCCACCACTCTGACTGTAAACTCAGTGATGCCTCTCACCAGCACCAGCGTCTCCAGTTTGTCGTTCACAG GCACGAACACAGCGTCCGTCATTTCCGCGGCGCCGATATTCACTACCGCCAGCTCTCCGTCTCTAAGTCCCTCGCCGACGACCATTCAGTCCGGTAACTCGGAGAGCAAGGTACAAACCATCCTCAACCAGGTCCCGACATCCATAGCCACCACTTTGGGGACTGGTCAAGTGATGGTGTCGGCGTCGGGGCTGTCGGCGGCGCTGCAGGGCGCACAGTTACCCGGCAGCTTTGCTGCtatggctgctgctgccgggcTCAACTCGGGACTGATGGCATCCTCCCAGTTCTCTCCGGG GGGGGCCCTGCTCAGTCTGACCGGAGGCCTTGGGGGCGGGCTGAGTCCTGCCCTCATGAGCAACAGCACCCTGGCTACCATCCAAG cTCTGGCCTCGAGTGGCATCACTTCCCTGGACGGCAACCTGCTGTTCGCCAACACCTCTACCGGCACGCCGATCTTCTTGTCCCCCCAGAACCTGTCGCTGCTCACTAGCTCCCCCCTCAGCCTGGTGTCGGCCGGGCCGGGGGGGCTGCAGGTCACATCTGATGCTCACCATCAAGCCAGCGCGGCCGCTGTGCCGGTGCAGGCCTCGACCATCACCACTGCCTCCAAGGCCCAGTGA
- the LOC120833759 gene encoding POU domain, class 2, transcription factor 1 isoform X23, translated as MADGGAASQDESSGPGIQINGFDFQRQTVPTTSAITNAHAQAILQQLTLTPAQQMLIQQAQAQFLAAAVQHSANQQNSTTGANISATAATPISQLPLSQPIQIASQLQPQNLSLPQFVLLQPGHPIATLQQPTQFIISQPTQAQQSILQAQSLLNLPQSQANLLPTQQSLTLATQPATPTRTTASTPIQSLSHTQTTPKRLDTPTMEEPSDLEELEQFAKLFKQRRIKLGFTQGDVGLAMGKLYGNDFSQTTISRFEALNLSFKNMCKLKPLLEKWLNDAVCAETLTSDQSLSSPSALGSPGMGIEGINRRRKKRTSIETNIRVALEKSFLEQNQKPTSEEITMIADQLNMEKEVIRVWFCNRRQKEKRINPPSSGGGGCTPIKTLFTPSSPLVASTASLVSSPTINTPTTLTVNSVMPLTSTSVSSLSFTGTNTASVISAAPIFTTASSPSLSPSPTTIQSGNSESKVQTILNQVPTSIATTLGTGQVMVSASGLSAALQGAQLPGSFAAMAAAAGLNSGLMASSQFSPGGALLSLTGGLGGGLSPALMSNSTLATIQGVYQSLASSGITSLDGNLLFANTSTGTPIFLSPQNLSLLTSSPLSLVSAGPGGLQVTSDAHHQASAAAVPVQASTITTASKAQ; from the exons atggcGGACGGAGGAGCAGCGAGTCAAGATGAGAGTTCAGGACCAG GAATCCAAATCAATGGGTTTGACTTTCAGAGGCAGACGGTGCCGACCACAAGTGCAATCACTAATGCACACGCACAAGCCATCCTCCAACAG TTGACCCTGACCCCAGCGCAGCAGATGTTGATCCAGCAGGCCCAAGCTCAGTTCCTGGCTGCAGCCGTGCAGCATTCGGCCAACCAGCAGAACAGCACCACCGGGGCCAACATCTCGGCCACCGCAGCCACACCCATCAGCCAGCTGCCCCTGTCGCAGCCCATTCAGATCGCCTCT CAGCTACAGCCGCAGAATCTCAGTCTGCCTCAGTTCGTCCTGCTGCAGCCCGGCCACCCCATCGCCACACTACAGCAGCCTACTCAATTCATCATCTCACAGCCAACACAGGCCCAACAGA GCATATTGCAAGCCCAGAGTCTTCTAAATCTACCTCAAAGCCAAGCTAACCTCCTGCCGACTCAACAAAGCCTCACCCTTGCAACTCAG CCTGCCACTCCAACCCGCACAACAGCATCCACACCCATCCAGTCCCTGTCCCACACTCAGACGACACCCAAGCGGTTGGACACGCCCACTATGGAGGAGCCCAGCGACCTGGAGGAACTGGAACAGTTTGCCAAGCTCTTCAAACAGAGGCGCATCAAACTGGGCttcacacag GGCGATGTTGGCCTGGCCATGGGGAAGCTGTACGGAAACGACTTTAGCCAAACCACCATCTCTCGCTTCGAGGCCTTGAACCTGAGCTTTAAGAACATGTGCAAACTGAAGCCATTGCTGGAGAAGTGGCTCAACGATGCAG TTTGTGCAGAGACCCTGACATCGGACCAGTCCCTGTCCAGCCCCAGTGCCCTGGGCTCCCCGGGCATGGGCATCGAGGGGATCAACCGCCGACGAAAGAAGAGGACCAGTATTGAGACCAACATCCGAGTGGCCTTAGAAAAGAGCTTTCTGGAG CAGAACCAAAAACCTACCTCTGAAGAGATCACCATGATCGCCGACCAGCTCAACATGGAGAAGGAGGTGATTCGGGTCTGGTTCTGCAATCGCCGTCAGAAAGAGAAGAGGATCAACCCTCCcagcagcggaggaggaggctgcaccCCCATCAAAACCCTCTTCACCCCCAGTAGCCCTTTA GTGGCCAGCACAGCAAGCCTTGTGAGCAGTCCAACTATCAACACACCCACCACTCTGACTGTAAACTCAGTGATGCCTCTCACCAGCACCAGCGTCTCCAGTTTGTCGTTCACAG GCACGAACACAGCGTCCGTCATTTCCGCGGCGCCGATATTCACTACCGCCAGCTCTCCGTCTCTAAGTCCCTCGCCGACGACCATTCAGTCCGGTAACTCGGAGAGCAAGGTACAAACCATCCTCAACCAGGTCCCGACATCCATAGCCACCACTTTGGGGACTGGTCAAGTGATGGTGTCGGCGTCGGGGCTGTCGGCGGCGCTGCAGGGCGCACAGTTACCCGGCAGCTTTGCTGCtatggctgctgctgccgggcTCAACTCGGGACTGATGGCATCCTCCCAGTTCTCTCCGGG GGGGGCCCTGCTCAGTCTGACCGGAGGCCTTGGGGGCGGGCTGAGTCCTGCCCTCATGAGCAACAGCACCCTGGCTACCATCCAAGGTGTGTATCAAT cTCTGGCCTCGAGTGGCATCACTTCCCTGGACGGCAACCTGCTGTTCGCCAACACCTCTACCGGCACGCCGATCTTCTTGTCCCCCCAGAACCTGTCGCTGCTCACTAGCTCCCCCCTCAGCCTGGTGTCGGCCGGGCCGGGGGGGCTGCAGGTCACATCTGATGCTCACCATCAAGCCAGCGCGGCCGCTGTGCCGGTGCAGGCCTCGACCATCACCACTGCCTCCAAGGCCCAGTGA
- the LOC120833759 gene encoding POU domain, class 2, transcription factor 1 isoform X10, with product MLENTAADAKVNNQSGTTKCAMESGDGNTGIQINGFDFQRQTVPTTSAITNAHAQAILQQSKSEDSSALPTSIQQSVLPQTQLMLAGGQIAGLTLTPAQQMLIQQAQAQFLAAAVQHSANQQNSTTGANISATAATPISQLPLSQPIQIASQLQPQNLSLPQFVLLQPGHPIATLQQPTQFIISQPTQAQQSILQAQSLLNLPQSQANLLPTQQSLTLATQPATPTRTTASTPIQSLSHTQTTPKRLDTPTMEEPSDLEELEQFAKLFKQRRIKLGFTQGDVGLAMGKLYGNDFSQTTISRFEALNLSFKNMCKLKPLLEKWLNDAVCAETLTSDQSLSSPSALGSPGMGIEGINRRRKKRTSIETNIRVALEKSFLEQNQKPTSEEITMIADQLNMEKEVIRVWFCNRRQKEKRINPPSSGGGGCTPIKTLFTPSSPLVASTASLVSSPTINTPTTLTVNSVMPLTSTSVSSLSFTGTNTASVISAAPIFTTASSPSLSPSPTTIQSGNSESKVQTILNQVPTSIATTLGTGQVMVSASGLSAALQGAQLPGSFAAMAAAAGLNSGLMASSQFSPGGALLSLTGGLGGGLSPALMSNSTLATIQGVYQSLASSGITSLDGNLLFANTSTGTPIFLSPQNLSLLTSSPLSLVSAGPGGLQVTSDAHHQASAAAVPVQASTITTASKAQ from the exons ATGCTGGAAAACACAGCCGCGG ATGCTAAAGTGAATAATCAGTCAGGAACTACTAAATGTGCAATGGAAAGTGGTGACGGGAACACCG GAATCCAAATCAATGGGTTTGACTTTCAGAGGCAGACGGTGCCGACCACAAGTGCAATCACTAATGCACACGCACAAGCCATCCTCCAACAG TCTAAGTCTGAAGACTCGAGCGCTCTTCCGACCTCCATCCAGCAGAGCGTATTGCCTCAAACCCAGCTAATGTTGGCCGGGGGACAGATTGCAGGA TTGACCCTGACCCCAGCGCAGCAGATGTTGATCCAGCAGGCCCAAGCTCAGTTCCTGGCTGCAGCCGTGCAGCATTCGGCCAACCAGCAGAACAGCACCACCGGGGCCAACATCTCGGCCACCGCAGCCACACCCATCAGCCAGCTGCCCCTGTCGCAGCCCATTCAGATCGCCTCT CAGCTACAGCCGCAGAATCTCAGTCTGCCTCAGTTCGTCCTGCTGCAGCCCGGCCACCCCATCGCCACACTACAGCAGCCTACTCAATTCATCATCTCACAGCCAACACAGGCCCAACAGA GCATATTGCAAGCCCAGAGTCTTCTAAATCTACCTCAAAGCCAAGCTAACCTCCTGCCGACTCAACAAAGCCTCACCCTTGCAACTCAG CCTGCCACTCCAACCCGCACAACAGCATCCACACCCATCCAGTCCCTGTCCCACACTCAGACGACACCCAAGCGGTTGGACACGCCCACTATGGAGGAGCCCAGCGACCTGGAGGAACTGGAACAGTTTGCCAAGCTCTTCAAACAGAGGCGCATCAAACTGGGCttcacacag GGCGATGTTGGCCTGGCCATGGGGAAGCTGTACGGAAACGACTTTAGCCAAACCACCATCTCTCGCTTCGAGGCCTTGAACCTGAGCTTTAAGAACATGTGCAAACTGAAGCCATTGCTGGAGAAGTGGCTCAACGATGCAG TTTGTGCAGAGACCCTGACATCGGACCAGTCCCTGTCCAGCCCCAGTGCCCTGGGCTCCCCGGGCATGGGCATCGAGGGGATCAACCGCCGACGAAAGAAGAGGACCAGTATTGAGACCAACATCCGAGTGGCCTTAGAAAAGAGCTTTCTGGAG CAGAACCAAAAACCTACCTCTGAAGAGATCACCATGATCGCCGACCAGCTCAACATGGAGAAGGAGGTGATTCGGGTCTGGTTCTGCAATCGCCGTCAGAAAGAGAAGAGGATCAACCCTCCcagcagcggaggaggaggctgcaccCCCATCAAAACCCTCTTCACCCCCAGTAGCCCTTTA GTGGCCAGCACAGCAAGCCTTGTGAGCAGTCCAACTATCAACACACCCACCACTCTGACTGTAAACTCAGTGATGCCTCTCACCAGCACCAGCGTCTCCAGTTTGTCGTTCACAG GCACGAACACAGCGTCCGTCATTTCCGCGGCGCCGATATTCACTACCGCCAGCTCTCCGTCTCTAAGTCCCTCGCCGACGACCATTCAGTCCGGTAACTCGGAGAGCAAGGTACAAACCATCCTCAACCAGGTCCCGACATCCATAGCCACCACTTTGGGGACTGGTCAAGTGATGGTGTCGGCGTCGGGGCTGTCGGCGGCGCTGCAGGGCGCACAGTTACCCGGCAGCTTTGCTGCtatggctgctgctgccgggcTCAACTCGGGACTGATGGCATCCTCCCAGTTCTCTCCGGG GGGGGCCCTGCTCAGTCTGACCGGAGGCCTTGGGGGCGGGCTGAGTCCTGCCCTCATGAGCAACAGCACCCTGGCTACCATCCAAGGTGTGTATCAAT cTCTGGCCTCGAGTGGCATCACTTCCCTGGACGGCAACCTGCTGTTCGCCAACACCTCTACCGGCACGCCGATCTTCTTGTCCCCCCAGAACCTGTCGCTGCTCACTAGCTCCCCCCTCAGCCTGGTGTCGGCCGGGCCGGGGGGGCTGCAGGTCACATCTGATGCTCACCATCAAGCCAGCGCGGCCGCTGTGCCGGTGCAGGCCTCGACCATCACCACTGCCTCCAAGGCCCAGTGA
- the LOC120833759 gene encoding POU domain, class 2, transcription factor 1 isoform X24 produces MADGGAASQDESSGPGIQINGFDFQRQTVPTTSAITNAHAQAILQQLTLTPAQQMLIQQAQAQFLAAAVQHSANQQNSTTGANISATAATPISQLPLSQPIQIASLQPQNLSLPQFVLLQPGHPIATLQQPTQFIISQPTQAQQSILQAQSLLNLPQSQANLLPTQQSLTLATQPATPTRTTASTPIQSLSHTQTTPKRLDTPTMEEPSDLEELEQFAKLFKQRRIKLGFTQGDVGLAMGKLYGNDFSQTTISRFEALNLSFKNMCKLKPLLEKWLNDAETLTSDQSLSSPSALGSPGMGIEGINRRRKKRTSIETNIRVALEKSFLEQNQKPTSEEITMIADQLNMEKEVIRVWFCNRRQKEKRINPPSSGGGGCTPIKTLFTPSSPLVASTASLVSSPTINTPTTLTVNSVMPLTSTSVSSLSFTGTNTASVISAAPIFTTASSPSLSPSPTTIQSGNSESKVQTILNQVPTSIATTLGTGQVMVSASGLSAALQGAQLPGSFAAMAAAAGLNSGLMASSQFSPGGALLSLTGGLGGGLSPALMSNSTLATIQGVYQSLASSGITSLDGNLLFANTSTGTPIFLSPQNLSLLTSSPLSLVSAGPGGLQVTSDAHHQASAAAVPVQASTITTASKAQ; encoded by the exons atggcGGACGGAGGAGCAGCGAGTCAAGATGAGAGTTCAGGACCAG GAATCCAAATCAATGGGTTTGACTTTCAGAGGCAGACGGTGCCGACCACAAGTGCAATCACTAATGCACACGCACAAGCCATCCTCCAACAG TTGACCCTGACCCCAGCGCAGCAGATGTTGATCCAGCAGGCCCAAGCTCAGTTCCTGGCTGCAGCCGTGCAGCATTCGGCCAACCAGCAGAACAGCACCACCGGGGCCAACATCTCGGCCACCGCAGCCACACCCATCAGCCAGCTGCCCCTGTCGCAGCCCATTCAGATCGCCTCT CTACAGCCGCAGAATCTCAGTCTGCCTCAGTTCGTCCTGCTGCAGCCCGGCCACCCCATCGCCACACTACAGCAGCCTACTCAATTCATCATCTCACAGCCAACACAGGCCCAACAGA GCATATTGCAAGCCCAGAGTCTTCTAAATCTACCTCAAAGCCAAGCTAACCTCCTGCCGACTCAACAAAGCCTCACCCTTGCAACTCAG CCTGCCACTCCAACCCGCACAACAGCATCCACACCCATCCAGTCCCTGTCCCACACTCAGACGACACCCAAGCGGTTGGACACGCCCACTATGGAGGAGCCCAGCGACCTGGAGGAACTGGAACAGTTTGCCAAGCTCTTCAAACAGAGGCGCATCAAACTGGGCttcacacag GGCGATGTTGGCCTGGCCATGGGGAAGCTGTACGGAAACGACTTTAGCCAAACCACCATCTCTCGCTTCGAGGCCTTGAACCTGAGCTTTAAGAACATGTGCAAACTGAAGCCATTGCTGGAGAAGTGGCTCAACGATGCAG AGACCCTGACATCGGACCAGTCCCTGTCCAGCCCCAGTGCCCTGGGCTCCCCGGGCATGGGCATCGAGGGGATCAACCGCCGACGAAAGAAGAGGACCAGTATTGAGACCAACATCCGAGTGGCCTTAGAAAAGAGCTTTCTGGAG CAGAACCAAAAACCTACCTCTGAAGAGATCACCATGATCGCCGACCAGCTCAACATGGAGAAGGAGGTGATTCGGGTCTGGTTCTGCAATCGCCGTCAGAAAGAGAAGAGGATCAACCCTCCcagcagcggaggaggaggctgcaccCCCATCAAAACCCTCTTCACCCCCAGTAGCCCTTTA GTGGCCAGCACAGCAAGCCTTGTGAGCAGTCCAACTATCAACACACCCACCACTCTGACTGTAAACTCAGTGATGCCTCTCACCAGCACCAGCGTCTCCAGTTTGTCGTTCACAG GCACGAACACAGCGTCCGTCATTTCCGCGGCGCCGATATTCACTACCGCCAGCTCTCCGTCTCTAAGTCCCTCGCCGACGACCATTCAGTCCGGTAACTCGGAGAGCAAGGTACAAACCATCCTCAACCAGGTCCCGACATCCATAGCCACCACTTTGGGGACTGGTCAAGTGATGGTGTCGGCGTCGGGGCTGTCGGCGGCGCTGCAGGGCGCACAGTTACCCGGCAGCTTTGCTGCtatggctgctgctgccgggcTCAACTCGGGACTGATGGCATCCTCCCAGTTCTCTCCGGG GGGGGCCCTGCTCAGTCTGACCGGAGGCCTTGGGGGCGGGCTGAGTCCTGCCCTCATGAGCAACAGCACCCTGGCTACCATCCAAGGTGTGTATCAAT cTCTGGCCTCGAGTGGCATCACTTCCCTGGACGGCAACCTGCTGTTCGCCAACACCTCTACCGGCACGCCGATCTTCTTGTCCCCCCAGAACCTGTCGCTGCTCACTAGCTCCCCCCTCAGCCTGGTGTCGGCCGGGCCGGGGGGGCTGCAGGTCACATCTGATGCTCACCATCAAGCCAGCGCGGCCGCTGTGCCGGTGCAGGCCTCGACCATCACCACTGCCTCCAAGGCCCAGTGA
- the LOC120833759 gene encoding POU domain, class 2, transcription factor 1 isoform X12 codes for MLENTAADAKVNNQSGTTKCAMESGDGNTGIQINGFDFQRQTVPTTSAITNAHAQAILQQSKSEDSSALPTSIQQSVLPQTQLMLAGGQIAGLTLTPAQQMLIQQAQAQFLAAAVQHSANQQNSTTGANISATAATPISQLPLSQPIQIASLQPQNLSLPQFVLLQPGHPIATLQQPTQFIISQPTQAQQSILQAQSLLNLPQSQANLLPTQQSLTLATQPATPTRTTASTPIQSLSHTQTTPKRLDTPTMEEPSDLEELEQFAKLFKQRRIKLGFTQGDVGLAMGKLYGNDFSQTTISRFEALNLSFKNMCKLKPLLEKWLNDAVCAETLTSDQSLSSPSALGSPGMGIEGINRRRKKRTSIETNIRVALEKSFLEQNQKPTSEEITMIADQLNMEKEVIRVWFCNRRQKEKRINPPSSGGGGCTPIKTLFTPSSPLVASTASLVSSPTINTPTTLTVNSVMPLTSTSVSSLSFTGTNTASVISAAPIFTTASSPSLSPSPTTIQSGNSESKVQTILNQVPTSIATTLGTGQVMVSASGLSAALQGAQLPGSFAAMAAAAGLNSGLMASSQFSPGGALLSLTGGLGGGLSPALMSNSTLATIQGVYQSLASSGITSLDGNLLFANTSTGTPIFLSPQNLSLLTSSPLSLVSAGPGGLQVTSDAHHQASAAAVPVQASTITTASKAQ; via the exons ATGCTGGAAAACACAGCCGCGG ATGCTAAAGTGAATAATCAGTCAGGAACTACTAAATGTGCAATGGAAAGTGGTGACGGGAACACCG GAATCCAAATCAATGGGTTTGACTTTCAGAGGCAGACGGTGCCGACCACAAGTGCAATCACTAATGCACACGCACAAGCCATCCTCCAACAG TCTAAGTCTGAAGACTCGAGCGCTCTTCCGACCTCCATCCAGCAGAGCGTATTGCCTCAAACCCAGCTAATGTTGGCCGGGGGACAGATTGCAGGA TTGACCCTGACCCCAGCGCAGCAGATGTTGATCCAGCAGGCCCAAGCTCAGTTCCTGGCTGCAGCCGTGCAGCATTCGGCCAACCAGCAGAACAGCACCACCGGGGCCAACATCTCGGCCACCGCAGCCACACCCATCAGCCAGCTGCCCCTGTCGCAGCCCATTCAGATCGCCTCT CTACAGCCGCAGAATCTCAGTCTGCCTCAGTTCGTCCTGCTGCAGCCCGGCCACCCCATCGCCACACTACAGCAGCCTACTCAATTCATCATCTCACAGCCAACACAGGCCCAACAGA GCATATTGCAAGCCCAGAGTCTTCTAAATCTACCTCAAAGCCAAGCTAACCTCCTGCCGACTCAACAAAGCCTCACCCTTGCAACTCAG CCTGCCACTCCAACCCGCACAACAGCATCCACACCCATCCAGTCCCTGTCCCACACTCAGACGACACCCAAGCGGTTGGACACGCCCACTATGGAGGAGCCCAGCGACCTGGAGGAACTGGAACAGTTTGCCAAGCTCTTCAAACAGAGGCGCATCAAACTGGGCttcacacag GGCGATGTTGGCCTGGCCATGGGGAAGCTGTACGGAAACGACTTTAGCCAAACCACCATCTCTCGCTTCGAGGCCTTGAACCTGAGCTTTAAGAACATGTGCAAACTGAAGCCATTGCTGGAGAAGTGGCTCAACGATGCAG TTTGTGCAGAGACCCTGACATCGGACCAGTCCCTGTCCAGCCCCAGTGCCCTGGGCTCCCCGGGCATGGGCATCGAGGGGATCAACCGCCGACGAAAGAAGAGGACCAGTATTGAGACCAACATCCGAGTGGCCTTAGAAAAGAGCTTTCTGGAG CAGAACCAAAAACCTACCTCTGAAGAGATCACCATGATCGCCGACCAGCTCAACATGGAGAAGGAGGTGATTCGGGTCTGGTTCTGCAATCGCCGTCAGAAAGAGAAGAGGATCAACCCTCCcagcagcggaggaggaggctgcaccCCCATCAAAACCCTCTTCACCCCCAGTAGCCCTTTA GTGGCCAGCACAGCAAGCCTTGTGAGCAGTCCAACTATCAACACACCCACCACTCTGACTGTAAACTCAGTGATGCCTCTCACCAGCACCAGCGTCTCCAGTTTGTCGTTCACAG GCACGAACACAGCGTCCGTCATTTCCGCGGCGCCGATATTCACTACCGCCAGCTCTCCGTCTCTAAGTCCCTCGCCGACGACCATTCAGTCCGGTAACTCGGAGAGCAAGGTACAAACCATCCTCAACCAGGTCCCGACATCCATAGCCACCACTTTGGGGACTGGTCAAGTGATGGTGTCGGCGTCGGGGCTGTCGGCGGCGCTGCAGGGCGCACAGTTACCCGGCAGCTTTGCTGCtatggctgctgctgccgggcTCAACTCGGGACTGATGGCATCCTCCCAGTTCTCTCCGGG GGGGGCCCTGCTCAGTCTGACCGGAGGCCTTGGGGGCGGGCTGAGTCCTGCCCTCATGAGCAACAGCACCCTGGCTACCATCCAAGGTGTGTATCAAT cTCTGGCCTCGAGTGGCATCACTTCCCTGGACGGCAACCTGCTGTTCGCCAACACCTCTACCGGCACGCCGATCTTCTTGTCCCCCCAGAACCTGTCGCTGCTCACTAGCTCCCCCCTCAGCCTGGTGTCGGCCGGGCCGGGGGGGCTGCAGGTCACATCTGATGCTCACCATCAAGCCAGCGCGGCCGCTGTGCCGGTGCAGGCCTCGACCATCACCACTGCCTCCAAGGCCCAGTGA